The bacterium genome includes a window with the following:
- a CDS encoding C1 family peptidase, whose product MRSLLLGVALIGLLLALPFMVAQAVDRADKDLIPFGDDDTLEEIRYKIEHNGYLFTVADNWVYSMPAEEKAAFFSRYHPLRPMPKSQDDPGPLPSVIGRKALPSSFDWRDVNGHAYIGDVRNQENCGSCYAFGASAAGEGTYNYAMGLYDGNCIDLSESYIAWCLGRLPAYSSDFFGCDGASYAYEELSAICEVGITTEANFPYQDYDPGSCTHWGDQTIAFSNWYRVDCNDVTAIKTAIMTYGVVDAAVYVGTAFDAYDSGIYDDTNNTCDGSPCSYTTSNHAISLVGWDDNPPEGGGGCWILRNSWGDTWGEDGYMRLRYDAAVVGCAVCYLVYDADTHTVFDEGFDNFDTGTRPTGWTFTGCDQNSDTYTTPSTYFGTASPSIKLDATSDRITTETFTNPQYLTFWYRGVENASPSGSLLVEELYNASWQTVTNITVLPTEGTTCAPFPLEEESTQLRFTFTQSAGNLAFDDVKLTGFPTPPTTPTAAVPTATPPPTAPPTPSAPPTAPPTATPVKTATPVPGTPTPVATATPIPASPTPVDCSAIVEGFDGFDTGTRPAGWEFVGCDQDSDTYTDAGYYGAASPALALDGTGDRVVTRTFGAGCDYKLTFWLRGDGTGASDSLLVEEYYSAAWSTVDLIQPLPTSGTVEGPYALASLASRVRFTYTRDQGDLALDDVYLGLTTTSATTTTTTAAPTTTTTTTVAPTTTTTTAAPTTTTTTTTTTTTTAAASPTPVPAASATPIPASPTPQPTATAVPATIVHYV is encoded by the coding sequence ATGCGCTCATTGCTGCTCGGCGTCGCCCTGATCGGCCTGCTCCTGGCGCTGCCCTTCATGGTGGCCCAGGCGGTGGACCGGGCGGATAAGGATCTGATCCCCTTCGGGGACGACGATACCCTGGAAGAGATCCGCTACAAGATCGAACACAACGGCTACCTCTTTACCGTAGCCGACAACTGGGTCTATTCGATGCCCGCCGAGGAAAAGGCCGCCTTTTTCTCCCGCTATCATCCTCTCCGCCCGATGCCCAAGTCCCAGGACGATCCCGGGCCCCTGCCCAGCGTGATCGGGCGCAAGGCTCTCCCCTCCAGTTTCGACTGGCGCGACGTCAACGGGCACGCCTACATCGGCGACGTTCGCAATCAGGAAAACTGCGGCTCCTGCTACGCCTTCGGGGCCAGTGCTGCGGGCGAGGGTACCTATAATTACGCAATGGGCCTCTACGACGGCAACTGCATCGATCTCTCCGAGAGCTACATCGCCTGGTGCCTGGGCCGGCTGCCTGCCTACAGCAGCGACTTCTTCGGCTGCGACGGGGCCAGCTACGCCTACGAGGAACTTTCCGCCATTTGCGAGGTCGGGATCACGACCGAGGCCAACTTTCCCTACCAGGATTACGATCCCGGCTCCTGTACCCACTGGGGGGATCAGACCATCGCCTTCTCCAACTGGTACCGGGTCGACTGCAACGATGTCACCGCCATCAAGACGGCGATCATGACCTACGGCGTGGTCGACGCCGCAGTCTACGTCGGGACTGCCTTCGACGCTTACGACAGCGGCATCTACGACGACACCAACAACACCTGCGACGGATCGCCCTGCTCCTATACCACGAGCAACCACGCTATCTCCCTGGTCGGCTGGGACGACAACCCCCCGGAGGGAGGTGGGGGCTGCTGGATCCTGCGCAATTCCTGGGGCGACACCTGGGGCGAGGACGGCTACATGCGCCTGCGTTACGACGCCGCCGTGGTCGGTTGCGCCGTCTGCTACCTGGTCTACGACGCCGACACCCACACCGTCTTCGACGAGGGCTTCGACAACTTCGACACCGGCACCCGGCCGACCGGCTGGACCTTCACCGGCTGCGACCAGAACTCCGACACCTACACCACCCCCTCCACCTACTTCGGCACCGCCTCCCCGTCGATCAAGCTCGACGCCACCAGCGACCGGATTACGACCGAGACCTTCACCAACCCGCAGTACCTGACCTTCTGGTACCGCGGGGTGGAAAACGCCAGCCCCTCCGGCTCCCTCCTGGTCGAGGAACTGTACAACGCCTCCTGGCAGACCGTGACCAACATCACGGTCCTGCCCACCGAGGGGACCACCTGCGCGCCCTTCCCGCTCGAGGAAGAAAGCACGCAGCTGCGCTTCACCTTCACCCAGAGCGCGGGGAACCTGGCCTTCGACGACGTCAAGCTGACCGGCTTCCCCACCCCGCCGACCACCCCGACCGCGGCCGTTCCCACCGCCACTCCGCCCCCTACCGCTCCGCCCACGCCCTCCGCGCCCCCGACCGCGCCCCCGACCGCGACGCCGGTCAAGACCGCGACCCCGGTTCCGGGAACCCCGACCCCGGTGGCGACCGCTACCCCGATCCCCGCTTCTCCTACCCCGGTCGACTGTTCCGCCATCGTCGAGGGGTTTGACGGCTTCGACACCGGCACCCGGCCCGCGGGCTGGGAGTTCGTCGGCTGCGACCAGGACTCCGACACCTACACCGACGCCGGCTACTACGGCGCCGCCTCCCCGGCCCTGGCCCTGGACGGCACCGGCGACCGGGTCGTGACCCGGACCTTCGGCGCCGGCTGCGACTACAAGCTCACCTTCTGGCTGCGGGGCGACGGCACCGGGGCCTCCGACTCCCTGCTGGTCGAGGAGTACTACTCCGCGGCCTGGAGCACCGTCGACCTCATCCAGCCCCTCCCGACCTCGGGGACCGTCGAGGGCCCCTACGCGCTCGCTTCCCTCGCTTCCCGGGTCCGGTTCACCTACACCCGGGACCAGGGCGACCTGGCCCTGGACGACGTCTACCTGGGGCTGACCACCACCTCCGCCACCACCACGACCACCACCGCCGCTCCCACGACGACGACCACCACCAC